In Akkermansia muciniphila, one DNA window encodes the following:
- a CDS encoding aldo/keto reductase, with the protein MEKIILNNGVTMPVLGFGVFQIPDAKECERCVLDAIEVGYRSIDTAQIYGNEEAVGRAAEKSGVPREELFLTTKVWISNGGYEKAKASIDESLRKLRTDYLDLLLIHQPFNDYYGTYRAMEEANRAGKVRAIGVSNFYPDRFVDLAEFCEIRPAVNQVETHVFNQQKKAREVMEKYGTRIESWGPFAEGRNGFFTNPVLKSIGEKYGKTPAQTALRFLIQHGIIAIPKTTRRERMVENFNVFDFTLSQEDMEAIARLDRGESLFLCHQDPESVLYLINYGK; encoded by the coding sequence ATGGAAAAAATCATTTTGAACAATGGCGTTACGATGCCTGTCCTGGGGTTTGGCGTTTTTCAGATTCCCGACGCTAAGGAGTGCGAACGCTGCGTGCTGGATGCGATTGAGGTCGGCTACCGTTCTATTGATACCGCGCAGATTTACGGCAATGAGGAAGCCGTAGGCCGCGCGGCGGAGAAAAGCGGGGTTCCTCGGGAAGAGTTGTTCCTCACCACGAAGGTGTGGATTTCTAACGGCGGGTATGAGAAGGCGAAGGCGTCCATTGACGAATCCCTGCGCAAGTTGCGTACGGATTATCTGGATCTGCTGCTCATCCACCAGCCTTTCAACGATTACTACGGCACTTACCGGGCCATGGAAGAAGCGAACCGGGCCGGAAAGGTCCGTGCCATCGGCGTAAGCAATTTTTATCCGGACCGCTTTGTGGATCTGGCGGAGTTCTGCGAGATCAGGCCCGCCGTCAACCAGGTGGAAACGCATGTGTTCAACCAGCAGAAAAAGGCCCGTGAAGTGATGGAAAAGTACGGTACCAGAATAGAATCCTGGGGACCTTTTGCGGAAGGCCGCAATGGATTTTTCACGAATCCGGTATTGAAGAGCATCGGCGAGAAGTACGGCAAAACCCCGGCGCAAACAGCCCTGAGGTTCCTGATTCAGCATGGAATTATCGCCATTCCGAAGACGACCCGACGGGAAAGGATGGTGGAGAATTTCAACGTCTTTGATTTTACTCTTTCCCAGGAGGATATGGAGGCTATCGCCAGGCTTGACCGGGGAGAGAGCCTTTTCCTGTGCCACCAGGATCCGGAATCGGTTTTGTACCTGATCAATTACGG